One window of Desulfobacca acetoxidans DSM 11109 genomic DNA carries:
- a CDS encoding tetratricopeptide repeat protein — protein MKKAPVAIIVFMVGLVLCLGVAVAQEYYAVCPPAKIGSPVEKKLSTAFCLYNSYKIDKKKKYLTDATKLLESVLKEDPGNPIALNNLAAINVTEGKLDKADTLLGQALDSLKQKPCLVRLNRVCDVNNICVAVEPVQIGGGNQDLEPMVKFNKEMVKDMMANLKSPKAKVGQ, from the coding sequence ATGAAGAAGGCGCCGGTAGCGATTATCGTCTTCATGGTAGGTCTGGTCCTGTGTTTGGGTGTGGCGGTGGCGCAAGAATATTATGCTGTATGCCCCCCGGCCAAGATCGGCAGCCCTGTAGAAAAGAAACTATCCACTGCTTTTTGCCTGTACAACTCCTACAAAATTGATAAAAAGAAAAAATACCTCACTGATGCCACCAAGTTATTGGAATCCGTGTTGAAAGAAGATCCCGGCAATCCTATTGCACTGAATAATTTGGCCGCGATTAATGTCACGGAAGGCAAACTGGACAAGGCTGACACGCTGCTGGGCCAGGCTCTGGACAGCCTGAAACAAAAACCCTGCCTCGTACGGCTTAACCGGGTCTGCGACGTCAACAATATCTGCGTAGCCGTAGAACCGGTGCAGATAGGCGGCGGCAATCAAGACCTCGAACCTATGGTGAAATTCAACAAAGAAATGGTCAAAGACATGATGGCCAACCTGAAGTCACCTAAAGCAAAGGTCGGTCAATAA
- a CDS encoding flagellar biosynthesis anti-sigma factor FlgM, with the protein MKPEATAPPSSNEEQAAKKRAAKVAAIKEAVEKGAYHPDVDVLTDRLLCRLLEEQWEDLRLKKP; encoded by the coding sequence ATGAAGCCAGAGGCGACTGCTCCCCCTTCATCCAATGAAGAGCAGGCTGCAAAGAAGCGGGCGGCCAAGGTCGCGGCCATAAAAGAGGCCGTTGAAAAGGGAGCCTATCATCCCGATGTCGATGTCTTGACAGATCGTCTGCTCTGCCGGCTTCTTGAGGAGCAGTGGGAAGATCTACGCCTCAAGAAGCCTTAG
- a CDS encoding B12-binding domain-containing radical SAM protein: protein MGRPIRRVLFIEPRNPRPHIFSRVAIPRLGSILLGTILRDQGFEVKVVVEEVHRPDLETLDFNPDLVCISSITPTTPRAHLLGDYYRQQGIPVVLGGPHPSFTPEESLEHADFVVCGEGDEALPELIAALNGEHGFETIGNLCYHDNGTIRKNPWRPFFQDLDSLPIPDYSLIHGWRSGKQAVISIATSRGCPFGCRFCSVILLFGRQFRYNSVDRIMAEIKQNGTQANHIFFCDDNFTADRNRCKELLERIIAENLKIEWSAQVRVEAAKDPELLSLMARSGCFLVYIGLESINPATLKSYKKAQTVEDIRYCVDTFHDHGIKVHGMFIFGSEEDTIQVLRDTVGFSQEIDVDSLQYLILTPIPGTPIYDELQSQDRLLHHDWQYYDGHHAVFVPRYMTPYELQMETLRAMKHFYTWPSVLKRLWRRDWFFAKLKSHGRLHLRRSFKEVKAGYFQQLKEQLFGKARQWRRLTPHRRIRRVGIPEDIWGLTAWESGPREFLLNFLSKLGVEIVREGPETETATTGLADQDQTARLMAEVARLQEKTDIVLLPIWEGIENVRQKAREAQQELSQLLATHRQALALSFNPTLFYNVCMQLGLLFKSRPRLIRRIYFQTLGELGTAV, encoded by the coding sequence ATGGGCCGACCGATCCGTCGCGTGCTGTTTATTGAACCGAGGAATCCCCGTCCGCATATATTTTCGCGGGTGGCGATTCCGCGCCTGGGCAGCATCCTTTTAGGAACAATCCTGAGAGATCAGGGCTTTGAAGTAAAGGTTGTCGTGGAAGAGGTACACCGACCTGATTTGGAAACGCTCGATTTTAATCCAGATCTGGTCTGTATCTCCTCTATCACGCCCACTACCCCCCGAGCCCATCTTTTAGGGGACTATTATCGGCAGCAGGGTATACCGGTGGTCCTGGGAGGGCCGCATCCGAGCTTTACCCCCGAGGAGAGTCTGGAACATGCCGATTTCGTGGTCTGCGGTGAGGGAGATGAAGCCCTGCCGGAGTTGATTGCGGCCCTGAACGGCGAACACGGTTTTGAGACCATCGGCAACCTTTGCTACCATGATAACGGAACCATAAGAAAAAATCCCTGGCGGCCTTTCTTTCAGGATTTAGACAGCCTTCCGATACCCGATTACAGCCTCATCCATGGCTGGCGGTCAGGGAAACAAGCCGTCATTTCTATTGCAACGTCACGGGGCTGCCCCTTCGGCTGTCGCTTCTGTTCGGTTATTCTCCTGTTCGGCCGGCAGTTTCGCTATAATTCGGTTGACCGGATCATGGCAGAAATTAAACAGAACGGCACCCAAGCCAATCACATCTTTTTCTGCGACGATAATTTTACTGCGGATCGGAACCGCTGCAAAGAATTGTTGGAGCGGATCATCGCCGAGAACTTGAAGATAGAGTGGAGCGCCCAGGTAAGGGTAGAAGCGGCAAAAGACCCGGAACTCCTGTCACTCATGGCCCGCAGCGGCTGTTTCCTGGTGTACATCGGTCTGGAATCAATCAATCCGGCTACCCTCAAGTCATACAAAAAGGCCCAGACAGTTGAAGACATCCGCTACTGTGTTGATACCTTCCATGATCATGGGATCAAAGTTCACGGTATGTTCATCTTCGGGTCCGAGGAAGACACCATCCAGGTCTTGCGCGATACCGTCGGTTTCTCACAGGAAATAGATGTAGATTCTCTGCAGTACCTGATTTTGACGCCCATTCCGGGAACGCCTATTTATGATGAACTGCAGAGCCAAGACCGGCTCCTACATCATGATTGGCAGTACTATGACGGTCACCATGCCGTCTTCGTCCCCCGCTATATGACCCCGTATGAATTGCAGATGGAAACGCTGAGGGCCATGAAGCACTTTTATACCTGGCCGTCGGTGCTTAAACGGCTCTGGCGGCGGGACTGGTTTTTCGCCAAACTAAAGTCCCATGGCCGCCTGCACCTGCGACGATCCTTTAAAGAAGTTAAGGCAGGCTATTTCCAGCAGCTAAAGGAACAACTTTTTGGTAAGGCCAGACAGTGGCGGCGGTTGACTCCTCACCGTCGAATCAGAAGGGTGGGGATACCAGAGGATATCTGGGGTCTGACGGCCTGGGAGTCCGGACCGCGGGAATTCCTGCTAAATTTCCTGAGTAAATTAGGGGTGGAGATTGTGCGGGAGGGACCTGAGACAGAAACCGCAACGACCGGTCTGGCTGACCAGGATCAGACCGCACGGTTGATGGCCGAAGTCGCGCGCCTCCAAGAAAAGACCGATATCGTTTTATTACCCATCTGGGAAGGGATCGAAAACGTCCGCCAAAAGGCCCGCGAGGCACAGCAGGAATTAAGCCAACTCTTGGCAACACACCGGCAGGCGTTGGCCTTAAGCTTCAATCCTACCCTCTTTTATAACGTCTGCATGCAGTTAGGCCTATTATTCAAGTCCCGGCCACGCCTCATACGTCGAATCTATTTTCAAACCCTGGGAGAGCTCGGGACCGCGGTTTAA
- a CDS encoding TusE/DsrC/DsvC family sulfur relay protein, with product MATVEYQGKTFDVDEDGFLENLDQWCMEWVDYVKDSEGIKELNDDHWKVINMLQDYYKKNGIAPMVRILSKVTGFKLKYIYELFPSGPGKGACKMAGLAKPTGCV from the coding sequence ATGGCCACGGTAGAATACCAAGGTAAAACTTTTGATGTCGACGAAGATGGTTTCCTCGAGAATCTGGATCAATGGTGTATGGAGTGGGTTGATTACGTCAAGGACTCTGAGGGCATTAAGGAATTAAATGATGATCATTGGAAAGTAATCAATATGCTGCAGGATTACTACAAGAAGAATGGCATCGCCCCCATGGTGCGGATTCTTTCCAAAGTCACCGGGTTCAAACTGAAATATATCTATGAGCTCTTCCCCTCCGGACCGGGAAAGGGCGCCTGTAAAATGGCAGGCTTGGCCAAACCGACCGGTTGCGTCTAA
- a CDS encoding (Fe-S)-binding protein: MTSDFSQTLKAATACIRCGACMEVCPLYQKTGREAAVARGKLSLLQAFLGGTLSPSGRLLEILEYCLLCGACVERCTAKIPIPDLVKAGRAEIYDRLGHNWSPNLALAHLSLHADRLLPALNASSSLLPRLISLLGRKSGLLYRLWPSLAGLVERLPQPASQPLTNLVPDFLPSAGKQKIAFFIGCGLQALFPQAGLAFLKICQRLGIEVIIPKQQNCCGLLATSVGDLKTARLLGRNVIRQFAGLKVDYLVTACASCSYQLKRLDRLFPDSLEREQAGSLALKVKEASEYLADLERLDHLHFPARVPSTSVVFHDPCHGRRGQQIVRQPRQVLAARPRLELREPHSPVACCGQGGLFGICHPDMGKAIGLDALASYQQTGADLLATSCSGCLVQLMSLTTPALPVRHFLEILAEALE; encoded by the coding sequence ATGACATCTGATTTCAGTCAGACACTCAAAGCGGCCACAGCCTGCATCCGGTGCGGGGCCTGTATGGAAGTCTGTCCGCTTTACCAGAAGACAGGCCGAGAAGCCGCAGTGGCCCGGGGCAAGCTCAGCCTCCTGCAGGCGTTTCTGGGTGGGACCCTCTCTCCGAGCGGCCGCCTGCTGGAGATCCTGGAATATTGTCTTCTCTGCGGCGCCTGTGTTGAACGATGCACCGCCAAAATCCCTATTCCTGATCTGGTGAAGGCCGGACGGGCGGAAATCTATGATCGTTTAGGACATAACTGGAGTCCGAATCTCGCCCTGGCCCATTTGAGTCTCCATGCCGATCGCCTGCTTCCGGCCCTGAACGCCAGCTCCTCCCTCCTGCCGCGGCTAATCTCCTTGCTGGGGCGGAAAAGCGGTCTGCTTTATCGATTATGGCCCTCCCTGGCGGGCCTGGTGGAGCGTCTGCCGCAGCCCGCTTCGCAGCCCCTGACAAACCTGGTGCCAGATTTTTTGCCGAGCGCCGGAAAGCAGAAAATCGCTTTCTTTATCGGCTGCGGCTTGCAGGCCCTCTTCCCCCAGGCCGGGCTGGCCTTTTTAAAAATCTGCCAGCGGCTGGGCATCGAAGTCATCATACCGAAACAACAGAATTGCTGCGGCCTATTGGCCACGAGCGTCGGGGACCTGAAAACGGCCCGGCTCCTTGGCCGGAATGTCATCAGACAATTTGCCGGTCTCAAGGTGGATTACCTTGTCACCGCCTGCGCTTCCTGCAGTTATCAATTGAAACGCTTAGACCGGCTCTTCCCTGATAGTCTGGAAAGGGAACAGGCGGGAAGCCTGGCACTCAAAGTTAAGGAGGCCAGCGAATATTTGGCTGATTTAGAAAGACTGGATCACCTGCATTTCCCTGCTCGCGTCCCCTCCACATCCGTGGTGTTCCATGATCCCTGCCATGGGCGTCGGGGGCAGCAGATTGTGCGGCAACCCCGCCAGGTGCTTGCCGCCCGGCCCCGGCTGGAGCTGCGAGAACCGCACTCACCGGTAGCCTGCTGCGGACAAGGCGGCCTCTTCGGCATCTGCCACCCTGACATGGGAAAAGCTATCGGCCTCGACGCCCTGGCAAGCTACCAACAGACAGGAGCCGACCTGCTGGCGACGTCTTGCAGCGGCTGTTTAGTACAATTGATGAGTCTGACCACGCCAGCATTGCCGGTACGCCATTTTTTGGAAATTTTGGCCGAGGCCCTCGAATAA
- a CDS encoding FAD-binding oxidoreductase: MIPANVLKRLRAIIGSPNLLTDNADRQCYAYDAANLIYTPEAVAFPADATEISQILQLANEYHFPVTPRGAGTGTTGGALPVQGGLILVTTRLNRILEIDPDNFIAVVQPGVITGSLKSAAAKFGLFYPPDPSSANFCTIGGNVAENAGGSAAVKYGVTRDYVLGLTVVLPTGEIIDTGVRTAKGVVGYDLTRLIVGSEGTLGVITRIILRLIPQPAARQTLLAGFTDLHFATQTVGRILQARLTPSALEFLDRTSLECVRELLPFPIPEATQALLLLEVDGHPHDVRERAEAMESFCRAQNAALVMTADGADETAKLWQARKLVSPASFKLNPHKLSEDVVVPISRIPDLVARVEAISRDAKLPILCFGHAGDGNIHINVMYDRQQVSQAQAAATAVKNIFVVVRELDGTLSGEHGIGITKSPYLGLELSAAAIDLSKRVKKAFDPHNIMNPGKIFVPPSISTGVHDI; this comes from the coding sequence ATGATCCCTGCCAATGTCCTTAAACGTCTTCGAGCCATCATCGGATCGCCCAATCTGCTTACCGACAATGCCGATCGTCAGTGCTATGCCTATGACGCCGCCAACCTGATCTATACCCCTGAGGCGGTGGCCTTTCCGGCCGATGCAACCGAGATTTCCCAGATTCTGCAATTGGCCAATGAATATCACTTCCCGGTAACGCCGCGGGGGGCCGGTACCGGCACTACCGGCGGCGCTCTGCCGGTTCAGGGCGGTTTAATATTAGTCACCACCCGCCTGAATCGAATCTTGGAAATCGATCCGGACAACTTTATCGCCGTGGTTCAGCCCGGAGTCATCACCGGGAGCTTGAAATCCGCAGCGGCGAAATTCGGCCTCTTTTATCCACCCGATCCCTCCAGTGCCAATTTTTGTACCATCGGGGGAAATGTTGCGGAAAACGCCGGAGGCAGCGCCGCCGTGAAGTATGGCGTTACCCGTGATTATGTCCTGGGGCTTACCGTGGTCCTGCCCACCGGGGAGATTATTGATACCGGGGTCAGAACGGCCAAAGGAGTGGTGGGCTACGATCTTACCCGGCTCATTGTCGGTTCCGAGGGTACTCTGGGCGTTATCACCCGCATCATCCTGCGACTCATACCGCAGCCTGCTGCCAGACAGACGCTGTTGGCCGGATTTACCGACCTGCACTTCGCTACTCAAACTGTGGGCCGTATACTTCAGGCCCGTCTAACGCCCAGCGCCTTAGAGTTTTTAGATCGGACCTCCCTGGAGTGCGTACGGGAGTTATTGCCCTTTCCGATTCCAGAGGCGACCCAGGCTCTATTGCTCCTGGAGGTTGACGGTCATCCGCATGATGTCCGGGAAAGGGCGGAGGCCATGGAATCCTTCTGCCGGGCTCAGAACGCTGCCCTGGTAATGACTGCGGACGGAGCCGACGAAACGGCAAAACTCTGGCAGGCCCGTAAACTGGTCTCCCCAGCCTCTTTTAAGCTCAATCCACATAAATTGAGCGAAGATGTGGTGGTCCCTATCAGCCGCATTCCCGATCTCGTTGCTCGAGTGGAAGCCATCAGCCGCGACGCCAAACTGCCGATTCTGTGCTTCGGCCACGCCGGCGATGGTAATATCCATATCAATGTCATGTATGACCGGCAACAGGTCTCCCAAGCCCAGGCCGCTGCCACCGCCGTGAAAAATATCTTTGTCGTGGTGCGCGAGCTGGATGGCACCCTCTCGGGCGAACACGGCATCGGCATCACCAAATCCCCCTATCTTGGCCTGGAATTGTCGGCAGCCGCTATCGACCTCAGTAAGCGCGTGAAAAAGGCTTTTGATCCTCATAACATCATGAACCCCGGGAAAATCTTTGTCCCGCCATCCATTTCTACCGGCGTCCATGACATCTGA
- a CDS encoding heavy metal translocating P-type ATPase, producing the protein MTAQSTTVSAASPQRQIVIGVGGMHCAACVARVERTLQAVPGVQKAMVNLATRQAHVTFDTSQADPTQFAQALQEAGFSYEGQEELDTTGIQEIRPDPDIQDFKYRFLTALILNIPIFLGSMVHPLPHWLGLAPQTLHYLLFGLTTPVMFYAGAPFFRGGWKATRRKSADMNTLIALGAGAAYIYSLIATFWPHAFAAAGVIPEVYFDTSAMIITFILLGRWLEARARGRASEAIQRLMALAPPRASVRRNGMEQEIPLSQVRVGDLIVVRPGEKIAVDGVVVEGASAVDESMLTGESLPVSKGPGEEVWGATLNTIGSLVFQATRVGRDMVLSQIIHLVQEAQSSKAPIQRLADQVAAIFVPVVLGLAVFTFLGWYWFGPSPALSRALMNMVAVLIIACPCALGLATPTAVMVGVGRGTELGILIRGGEPLERAYALTDIIFDKTGTLTQGRPEVTDVIPFSPWQEEDIVNMAAAVEQRSEHPLAAAILRRFQAGASALPEVTRFEAVPGLGVKAEVDGKQLLVGSPHYFSRLRMSILYAEPTVQRLTQAGRSVILVAVDGQLAGVIGVADTLKPQAPQTVKTLIDMGLQVWMLSGDNTQTATAVAHEVGVTKVLAEVLPADKASRIAELQRRGRVTAMVGDGINDGPALAQADVGLALSSGADVALAAADITLMSDDLTLIPKAVALSRQMMRIIRQNLFWAFFYNVVAIPVAAGVLYPLTGWLLNPALAAMTMALSSVTVVSNSLRLRRFNA; encoded by the coding sequence ATGACCGCTCAATCAACTACCGTATCCGCCGCCTCACCCCAACGCCAGATCGTCATTGGAGTGGGCGGGATGCATTGCGCCGCCTGCGTCGCCCGGGTCGAGAGAACCTTGCAGGCTGTTCCCGGAGTACAGAAGGCAATGGTAAATCTCGCGACCCGGCAGGCGCATGTAACCTTTGACACTTCCCAGGCCGACCCGACCCAATTTGCCCAGGCACTTCAAGAAGCCGGCTTCAGCTATGAAGGGCAGGAAGAACTAGATACTACCGGTATCCAGGAGATCCGCCCGGACCCTGATATCCAGGATTTTAAATACCGGTTTCTGACCGCCCTGATCTTGAACATCCCGATTTTTTTGGGATCAATGGTCCATCCACTCCCCCATTGGCTCGGTCTGGCACCCCAAACGTTGCATTATCTCCTCTTTGGGTTGACGACGCCGGTGATGTTCTATGCCGGCGCCCCGTTCTTTAGAGGCGGCTGGAAAGCAACCCGGCGTAAAAGCGCCGATATGAACACGCTCATCGCCCTGGGTGCCGGGGCAGCCTATATTTACTCCCTGATAGCCACTTTTTGGCCTCACGCCTTTGCCGCCGCCGGTGTCATCCCGGAGGTGTATTTCGACACCAGTGCCATGATCATCACCTTTATCCTCCTGGGCCGTTGGCTGGAGGCCAGGGCTCGGGGGCGGGCTTCCGAAGCCATCCAGCGTTTGATGGCCCTGGCGCCACCGAGGGCCTCCGTCCGCCGGAATGGCATGGAACAAGAAATTCCGTTGTCGCAGGTTCGGGTGGGAGACCTGATCGTGGTTCGACCGGGGGAGAAGATCGCCGTAGACGGGGTGGTGGTGGAGGGAGCCAGTGCCGTCGATGAATCAATGCTTACCGGGGAAAGTCTGCCGGTGAGCAAAGGCCCGGGTGAGGAAGTCTGGGGGGCGACTTTAAACACCATCGGTTCCCTGGTCTTCCAGGCCACTCGGGTGGGCCGGGACATGGTCCTTTCTCAGATTATCCATCTAGTCCAGGAGGCCCAAAGTTCCAAGGCCCCTATCCAGCGTTTGGCTGATCAGGTTGCCGCCATCTTCGTTCCGGTGGTCCTCGGCCTTGCCGTTTTTACTTTTCTGGGCTGGTACTGGTTCGGTCCTTCCCCGGCCCTCTCCCGAGCGCTGATGAACATGGTGGCCGTGCTGATCATCGCCTGTCCCTGCGCCCTGGGACTGGCTACCCCCACCGCAGTGATGGTGGGCGTCGGCCGCGGAACGGAATTGGGCATCCTCATCCGGGGCGGAGAACCCCTGGAGCGGGCCTATGCCCTGACGGACATCATCTTCGACAAGACCGGCACCCTGACGCAGGGCAGACCAGAAGTGACCGACGTCATTCCTTTTTCTCCCTGGCAAGAGGAAGACATCGTCAACATGGCGGCGGCAGTGGAACAACGCTCGGAACACCCGTTAGCTGCTGCCATCCTCCGCCGCTTTCAGGCCGGGGCCAGCGCTCTGCCCGAAGTTACCCGGTTTGAGGCCGTTCCGGGACTGGGAGTTAAGGCCGAGGTTGATGGCAAACAACTGCTGGTGGGCAGTCCCCACTACTTCTCCCGGTTGCGGATGTCGATCTTATACGCCGAACCTACGGTACAGAGATTGACCCAGGCTGGCCGCTCGGTCATCCTGGTTGCCGTTGACGGCCAATTAGCGGGAGTAATCGGGGTGGCTGATACACTAAAACCCCAAGCCCCACAGACCGTCAAAACCCTCATCGACATGGGTTTGCAGGTATGGATGCTCAGCGGCGACAATACGCAGACGGCCACGGCAGTGGCCCATGAAGTAGGAGTCACCAAGGTCCTGGCGGAGGTGCTGCCGGCAGACAAGGCCTCCCGGATCGCTGAGCTGCAGCGCCGCGGACGGGTAACCGCCATGGTGGGCGACGGGATTAATGACGGTCCGGCCCTGGCCCAAGCCGATGTCGGCCTGGCCTTGAGCAGCGGCGCCGATGTGGCTCTAGCCGCAGCGGATATTACCCTAATGAGCGACGACCTTACCTTGATCCCGAAAGCCGTGGCCCTCTCCCGCCAGATGATGCGGATCATCCGGCAGAACCTGTTCTGGGCCTTTTTCTATAATGTCGTGGCCATTCCAGTGGCCGCCGGGGTCCTATATCCCCTTACCGGTTGGCTCCTCAACCCGGCCTTGGCCGCTATGACTATGGCCCTGAGCTCGGTTACCGTGGTAAGTAACTCTTTGCGACTGCGGCGGTTTAACGCCTAA
- a CDS encoding DUF6600 domain-containing protein gives MIKIFWRTFPVLLLICALGMGAGVLAPAPGQAGQQDAALFQEALSRFGQWLHHGQYGPVWQPQQVNQGWRPYTNGRWVPTQEGYVFETDEPWGWATYHYGNWANTSDYGWVWVPGRTWYPHTVNWRTNDEYIGWSPVAPPDTASLGEYSSGMYAAEDYPQPMDLGAGSACMYQSSPLSWIFTPASNFLLGWGEPYSSSYSYAYANALASSQYIPTIYERTVYVNNYVSPSYAPRACYNWGPPATYINKVTNINIERDCRYKNLRLAHLRQALPPANLKARHPAWREIMPASLASHRFTTRQVEPARIRPGEVNRPDAIAAPASLSRSRAGLDSRREGRQPFLGQRAQISPSSWETADATSNSQSDQRRRMISQTSGNQGGSPSGTDGRPRIWQRQSAPYQTVSATSPTESNEPTPPRMGEARRTGASLESQTPPQSLDRVQPRRRSWPPEVRRTASNTSRPQTVNTPANQVVRPNPLPAQQSPRWQQQEERRRREQRLQQQRRSVEQQVQQDQQFRRQQQLEMARQQQETRLRQEQQRQQQMQGQIQQQRQQQMQIQQRQQQIRQQRQMAAPAPPPRQAPPPPQRQKKQENKSQP, from the coding sequence ATGATAAAGATATTCTGGCGCACCTTTCCGGTGCTGTTGTTGATCTGTGCTCTGGGTATGGGGGCCGGGGTGCTGGCCCCGGCGCCAGGGCAAGCCGGACAGCAGGACGCCGCGCTCTTTCAGGAAGCCCTGTCCAGATTCGGCCAATGGCTGCATCACGGTCAATATGGCCCGGTCTGGCAGCCTCAGCAGGTCAATCAGGGGTGGCGGCCCTATACCAACGGCCGTTGGGTTCCCACCCAGGAAGGCTATGTTTTTGAAACGGATGAACCCTGGGGATGGGCCACCTACCATTACGGCAACTGGGCCAACACCAGTGACTATGGCTGGGTCTGGGTCCCCGGCCGTACCTGGTATCCTCACACAGTAAACTGGCGGACCAATGATGAATATATCGGCTGGAGCCCGGTAGCGCCTCCGGATACTGCTTCCTTAGGAGAATACTCTTCGGGAATGTATGCTGCGGAAGACTATCCTCAGCCAATGGATTTAGGGGCTGGCAGCGCCTGCATGTATCAAAGCTCGCCCCTGTCCTGGATTTTTACCCCAGCCTCGAATTTTCTCCTCGGTTGGGGAGAACCGTATTCGTCGTCCTATTCCTACGCCTACGCCAATGCCCTGGCCTCCTCCCAGTATATTCCAACCATTTATGAGCGGACCGTGTATGTCAACAATTATGTCTCTCCCAGCTATGCCCCGAGGGCCTGCTACAACTGGGGACCGCCCGCCACCTACATCAACAAAGTAACAAACATTAATATCGAACGCGACTGCCGCTATAAAAATCTCCGTCTGGCTCATCTGCGCCAGGCGCTGCCGCCCGCCAACCTGAAGGCCAGACACCCCGCTTGGCGGGAAATCATGCCGGCCTCGCTTGCCAGCCATAGATTCACCACCCGTCAGGTGGAACCCGCCAGGATACGGCCGGGAGAGGTAAACCGCCCGGATGCCATCGCCGCCCCGGCCTCGCTCAGCCGCTCCCGTGCGGGACTAGATAGCCGGCGGGAAGGGCGCCAACCGTTTTTGGGACAGCGGGCCCAGATATCGCCTTCATCCTGGGAAACAGCCGATGCGACGTCAAATTCCCAATCGGATCAGAGGCGCCGTATGATTTCTCAAACGTCTGGCAACCAGGGGGGCTCCCCCTCCGGCACTGATGGTAGGCCGAGGATTTGGCAACGCCAGTCCGCTCCATACCAGACAGTTTCGGCAACTTCGCCAACAGAGAGTAATGAGCCCACTCCGCCCCGGATGGGTGAGGCCAGACGTACCGGAGCCTCTCTCGAAAGCCAAACACCGCCGCAATCCCTGGACCGCGTTCAACCCCGACGCCGGTCATGGCCTCCCGAGGTCCGGAGAACGGCTTCCAATACCTCCCGTCCCCAAACGGTCAATACACCAGCAAACCAGGTGGTAAGACCGAACCCTCTACCCGCGCAGCAATCACCGCGTTGGCAACAGCAGGAGGAGCGGCGCCGCCGGGAACAGCGGCTCCAGCAGCAGCGGCGTTCGGTGGAACAGCAAGTCCAACAGGATCAGCAATTCCGCCGCCAGCAGCAACTTGAGATGGCGCGGCAACAACAGGAGACCCGGCTCAGACAGGAACAGCAACGCCAACAACAGATGCAGGGGCAGATACAACAGCAACGCCAACAGCAGATGCAGATTCAACAACGCCAGCAGCAGATAAGGCAGCAACGGCAGATGGCGGCCCCCGCTCCACCGCCGCGGCAAGCCCCGCCTCCACCTCAACGACAGAAAAAGCAGGAGAACAAGAGCCAGCCATGA